The following are encoded together in the Bos javanicus breed banteng chromosome X, ARS-OSU_banteng_1.0, whole genome shotgun sequence genome:
- the LOC133241964 gene encoding melanoma-associated antigen B4-like, producing the protein MPRKHKNKQHAHGKRHQVQGDTQEAQASAAAVPGEECPSSPSSAPQGSPPSSPAAGDRQELQGAMAPSSPVAEASWAGSEEGAQGPEEESADAAQAALLARSIRKDPLMRKASLVMDFLLERYTKKEPITQNGMLNVIGRKYKQHFPEILSRASERVELVFGLELKEVDCSRNIYTLVNKFSLGVEEGSSDEELPKSGLLMALLGIIFTKGNRASEEEIWDFLNVLGIHAGKKHSIFGEPRKLITKDLVQKGYLIYRRVPNSDPPGYEFLWGPRAYAETTKMKVLEVLAKIQDKVPSSFPDLYDEALRDQVERAALRGAARPPTMAEASAPTRAKSYSSSHI; encoded by the coding sequence ATGCCTCGGAAGCACAAAAACAAGCAACATGCCCATGGGAAACGCCACCAGGTCCAGGGGGACACTCAGGAGGCCCAGGCCAGTGCTGCTGCAGTCCCAGGAGAGGAATGCCCATCCTCCCCCTCTTCTGCCCCTCAGGGTTCTCCCCCGAGCTCCCCTGCTGCTGGCGATCGCCAGGAGCTTCAGGGAGCCATGGCCCCTAGCTCTCCTGTTGCAGAGGCTTCCTGGGCAGGATCTGAGGAAGGTGCCCAGGGCCCCGAGGAGGAAAGTGCAGATGCCGCCCAGGCAGCCCTGCTCGCTCGGAGCATTCGCAAAGATCCTCTGATGAGGAAGGCCAGCTTGGTGATGGATTTCCTGCTGGAGAGGTACACCAAGAAGGAGCCCATCACACAGAACGGCATGCTGAATGTCATCGGCAGGAAGTACAAGCAGCACTTCCCTGAGATCCTGAGCAGAGCCTCTGAGCGCGTGGAGCTGGTGTTTGGCCTGGAGCTGAAGGAAGTCGACTGCAGCAGGAACATCTACACCCTCGTCAACAAGTTCAGTCTCGGGGTTGAGGAAGGTTCAAGTGATGAGGAGCTGCCCAAGTCTGGTCTCCTCATGGCGCTCCTGGGCATCATCTTTACGAAGGGTAACCGCGCCAGTGAGGAGGAGATCTGGGATTTCCTCAATGTGTTGGGGATCCATGCTGGGAAGAAGCACTCCATCTTTGGGGAGCCCAGAAAGCTCATCACCAAAGATCTGGTGCAGAAGGGGTACCTCATCTACCGCCGGGTGCCCAATAGTGATCCTCCGGGCTATGAGTTCCTGTGGGGCCCGCGAGCTTATGCTGAGACCACTAAGATGAAGGTGTTGGAAGTTCTGGCCAAGATCCAGGATAAGGTCCCGAGTTCCTTCCCAGACCTCTATGATGAGGCTCTGAGAGATCAGGTGGAGAGAGCAGCACTGAGAGGCGCGGCCAGGCCTCCAACAATGGCTGAAGCCAGTGCCCCTACCCGGGCCAAGTCCTACAGCTCCTCCCATATCTAG